From Insulibacter thermoxylanivorax:
TCGAAACACAAATAATGCCCTTCCAACCTCCTATTGGGAAGCGAAAGGGCTGAAAAGTATGCTTTCTCGTTAATTGGAACTTTGTCAACCTTTTGGAACCGCCTAGTGCGGACCCGCATGCTAGGTGGTGTGAGAGGACGAGGGCTAGCCGCTCCCTCCTACTCGATCATAGGATTTAATGAGGTTCTATACCCCATACCAGTGTACCGTTCTGATACAGCGTGATTCTCTCCCAATCGGTATAGGAAGTTTTGGTGGGATCGAAAGAGTAGTCATCGGTCTCATCAAAGTTAGACCAGTCGCTCTTGCTAATCCGCAACTGAATATCTCCTGTCTGGCTGCCGGCTGCGAGTGTGCCTGCGCCGCTCGTAAAGGACAGTTCGACATACGAATCTGTAAAGGTCGTCAGAATATTGCTGCTGCCGATCTGTGCCCAGTCGATCCATGCGCTTACGGATTGCGAGCCGTCTTTTGTAAAGTAATAACGCAAGGTGAGATCGCTGAGCTGTACGCTGGAGGAACCGTTGTTTACGATGTTGAAGTAAGGCTTGATCTGATTGTCATATGGGTTCGTATCTCCAGCCAGGTATTGGACGACGAGATCACCCGAAGGCTGCGGTCCCGGCTGGCCTGGATCGGGTTCTTCACCAGGTCCTCCCGGTTCGCCCGGTTGTCCTGGATCCGGATCAGTCCCGGGTTCGCTGGGATCGGGAACGATGGTGTTCACCGTAGCTTCGATGATGATGGAACGCTCGCTCTCGCCGACGCTGTTGACAGCGGTGATGGCATAGTAATAAGTCCTGCCGCTGACTACGTTCTGATCGATATAACTATTGGTTGTTACACCTGTCGCCAGGTTGATGTAAGGACCATCTACATTCTCAGCCCGCTTGATGTTATAGCTTACCGCTCCCTGTGAATGCTTCCAAGTAAGACCGATATAAGCTTCAACTTCTTCTGGAGCAGGAGGGATCACATCGTCATCCGGATGTTCTCCAGGCTCTCCGGGTTCTCCCGGTTCACCAGGACCGCCCGGTGTACCAGGATCAGAAGGATCGCTTACAGGCAGGACAGGATAAGAGTTCTGCACAAGCATGACGAATTGATCATGGAACCAGTGACCGGAGATCGGTGCATTCGGCAGGGCATCCGTCGGTGTGCCTGCAGCATTCGTATAGGTTGGATCGCACATCCGGTCGAAGCCTTTACCCTCATCGTTTGGAATCTCAGAGCTGGAACCGTCGGACTCACCGGGCGGTTTCACCCAGACGAAGGCATCCACATGCGGATAACCGGCAGGAGCCACGGTAGGAAGCATACCGATTCCCGCACCGCTGCTGTTGCACCAGTTGCCGCGATGGCTGCGGCGATCGACGCGGCCGGAGTCCACATAAGCATCTACAGTGCTGCCGCTGGCAGAGGTCGGACGATTCGGACCGCCCCAGCCGTTGCGCGACGTATCAATTAAGAAACCGATATCGCTGGGCCAGCCGGCTGCTACAAAATCAGCATACAATCTGGCTGTGAAGCTTGCTTCATCAAAATAGCTGTTCCATTCGTAGAAACTGGCAGAGCGAATGGGCATTCCGTTGATGTTAAGATCAGGGTTCGGGAGATTCGGCTCGATCAGCGGCGTCGTATTGGCTGTGTTGGTGATAAAACCGGCGATGCTGTCAAACCCGGCAACGGTATCTCTTACGACTTCCGTGTAAAGCTGGACTGCGCCTTGACGGTTATCATCCCAGCCCAACCAGCCGGAATGTCCGATATCAAGATAGGAATAGACGTTCGGAATCTCATAGAATTTGTTCAAGGCATACTTGATGCCTTCTTCGTAGATTCCCGTAGACTTCGCTGCTGCACATGCGGGCGTGCTGAGGTTCGTGACCAGGTTCGGCAGGCTGTCAGGTTCGATGATCGCGATGATGCGAATATCGCGATATTTCGGATTGGCGAAGGCATCGGCGATCACGTCGATATAATCCCGCTTATAAGTTTCAAAAGCTTCTTGTGTTAAGGGAAGTTCACCGTTGGAAGCGAGGGCATGGCAATCGCGTCCGGGCAGATTGTA
This genomic window contains:
- a CDS encoding glycoside hydrolase family 6 protein — its product is MRFAAKRVWKKCVKTALSITLTAGLLIPMLSVQGFAQTQRVDNPFVGATAYINPDYAALVDSSIAQVSDATLKGQMETVKKYPTAVWMDRIAAIYGTDTRRSLIEHLDTVLEQKQGNTPIYAMFVVYNLPGRDCHALASNGELPLTQEAFETYKRDYIDVIADAFANPKYRDIRIIAIIEPDSLPNLVTNLSTPACAAAKSTGIYEEGIKYALNKFYEIPNVYSYLDIGHSGWLGWDDNRQGAVQLYTEVVRDTVAGFDSIAGFITNTANTTPLIEPNLPNPDLNINGMPIRSASFYEWNSYFDEASFTARLYADFVAAGWPSDIGFLIDTSRNGWGGPNRPTSASGSTVDAYVDSGRVDRRSHRGNWCNSSGAGIGMLPTVAPAGYPHVDAFVWVKPPGESDGSSSEIPNDEGKGFDRMCDPTYTNAAGTPTDALPNAPISGHWFHDQFVMLVQNSYPVLPVSDPSDPGTPGGPGEPGEPGEPGEHPDDDVIPPAPEEVEAYIGLTWKHSQGAVSYNIKRAENVDGPYINLATGVTTNSYIDQNVVSGRTYYYAITAVNSVGESERSIIIEATVNTIVPDPSEPGTDPDPGQPGEPGGPGEEPDPGQPGPQPSGDLVVQYLAGDTNPYDNQIKPYFNIVNNGSSSVQLSDLTLRYYFTKDGSQSVSAWIDWAQIGSSNILTTFTDSYVELSFTSGAGTLAAGSQTGDIQLRISKSDWSNFDETDDYSFDPTKTSYTDWERITLYQNGTLVWGIEPH